Proteins from one Amycolatopsis benzoatilytica AK 16/65 genomic window:
- a CDS encoding maleate cis-trans isomerase family protein, whose translation MTSNSRRVGLIVPSSNVTVETELPRLLQRVAGVEFSFHASRMRMHAVTPEQLRAMNAQRERCVLEVGDAQTEVLLYACLVAVMAMGAGEHRDAELRIAEQLALGGSDTKVLSSAGALVRALGDLAAKRVALVMPYTEPVARTVVEYLEAEGFTITGWRALGVADNTEVGCIPGDTVLAAARELDLGDSDALVLSCCVQMPSLDLVQPAEEEFGLPVLSAATAGAYSILRALGLPVDLPGAGSLLRADAKVQA comes from the coding sequence GTGACCAGCAATTCCCGGCGCGTCGGGCTGATCGTGCCGAGTTCGAACGTCACCGTCGAGACCGAGCTGCCGCGGCTGCTGCAGCGGGTGGCCGGCGTCGAGTTTTCTTTCCATGCCAGCCGGATGCGGATGCACGCCGTCACCCCGGAGCAGCTGCGCGCGATGAACGCGCAGCGCGAACGGTGCGTGCTGGAGGTCGGTGACGCGCAGACGGAGGTGTTGCTGTACGCCTGTCTGGTCGCGGTGATGGCCATGGGCGCCGGCGAGCACCGTGACGCCGAGCTGCGGATCGCCGAACAGCTCGCGCTCGGCGGATCGGACACGAAGGTGCTGTCCAGCGCCGGTGCGCTCGTGCGGGCGCTGGGCGACCTGGCCGCGAAGCGGGTCGCGCTGGTCATGCCGTACACCGAACCCGTCGCTCGCACGGTGGTCGAATACCTCGAAGCCGAAGGCTTCACGATCACCGGCTGGCGCGCGCTCGGCGTCGCGGACAACACCGAGGTCGGCTGCATTCCGGGCGACACTGTGCTGGCCGCGGCCCGCGAGCTCGACCTGGGCGACAGCGACGCGCTGGTGCTCTCGTGCTGCGTCCAGATGCCGTCGCTCGATCTCGTGCAGCCCGCGGAAGAGGAATTCGGGCTGCCGGTGCTGTCCGCGGCCACCGCCGGCGCGTACTCGATCCTGCGCGCCCTTGGCCTGCCCGTCGACCTTCCCGGCGCGGGTTCGCTGCTGCGCGCCGATGCCAAAGTCCAAGCCTGA
- a CDS encoding VOC family protein, whose protein sequence is MTDKPVHRVRGVDHAAFPTFDPAATVRFYRDVLKFPIVHSICAAGWGPERHPDFIHFFFDIGGGDRLAFFYYFGWEPAGDQTAPGDAWARLPHGTPKFFADSRHLAINVADEDDLLEYRRRLDDSEWPVEMQVMHETIESVYTHDPNGYMVEITRALRPVTPQEDLDAELTLQALCDVVAGEAPSMDQLLTRKAELIVERAASWEPAGKELV, encoded by the coding sequence ATGACCGACAAGCCAGTGCACCGGGTGCGCGGGGTCGACCACGCCGCGTTCCCGACCTTCGACCCGGCCGCAACCGTCCGGTTCTACCGTGATGTGCTCAAGTTCCCGATCGTCCACTCGATCTGCGCGGCCGGCTGGGGCCCGGAACGGCATCCGGACTTCATCCACTTCTTCTTCGACATCGGCGGCGGCGACCGGCTGGCGTTCTTCTACTACTTCGGCTGGGAACCGGCCGGCGACCAGACCGCACCGGGCGACGCGTGGGCCCGGCTGCCGCACGGCACGCCGAAGTTCTTCGCCGACAGCAGGCACCTGGCGATCAACGTCGCCGACGAGGACGACTTGCTGGAGTACCGCCGCCGGCTGGACGACTCCGAGTGGCCGGTCGAAATGCAGGTCATGCACGAGACCATCGAATCCGTCTACACGCACGACCCGAACGGATACATGGTCGAGATCACCCGCGCGCTGCGCCCGGTCACGCCGCAGGAAGACCTCGACGCGGAGCTGACTCTGCAGGCGCTGTGCGACGTAGTGGCCGGCGAGGCGCCGTCGATGGACCAGCTGCTGACGCGCAAGGCCGAGCTGATCGTCGAGCGGGCGGCGTCGTGGGAGCCGGCGGGGAAGGAGCTGGTCTGA
- a CDS encoding alpha/beta hydrolase, producing the protein MAENGLGAGRYLAPAEAPEATTTTAHQLTTYDGATVNGLLRTVPGATTVAVLMHPRQDFSQHVLVPELLSQGYAVWTQGTRTVGNDLTLLHEQALLDLAAGNVFLRDRGFSRVVLIGHSGGAALAAFYLQQAARPAGERLRRTPSGKPVPLGEAEMPVADGFLMMAPHPGQGALLLRLIDPSVVDEQDPRSASPDLDPYLAANGFAEPPGSSAYSEEFLARYRKAQYDRIARIDARARELAERSAAARHRYGETRDAADRRTALATGVLTVYRTDADLRSVDLSLDPNDRPYGSLFGRRPDLTNYGVVGFGRLTTPDSWLSTWSAISGNADLAACLPDVTVPTLLVELTGDQACFPADALRFRDLSGAEDVSHVRVPGRHFGAPLREGMTSGATLAGAEMGEWLRARFPAGALTTA; encoded by the coding sequence ATGGCTGAGAACGGACTCGGCGCCGGCCGGTATCTAGCCCCGGCGGAGGCCCCCGAAGCGACGACCACGACCGCGCACCAGCTCACGACGTACGACGGCGCGACCGTCAACGGTCTGCTGAGGACAGTCCCGGGCGCGACCACCGTGGCGGTCCTGATGCATCCGCGCCAGGACTTTTCGCAGCATGTGCTGGTGCCGGAGCTGCTGAGCCAGGGGTACGCGGTGTGGACCCAGGGCACCCGGACCGTCGGCAACGACCTCACCCTGCTGCACGAGCAAGCGTTGCTCGACCTGGCCGCCGGGAATGTTTTCCTGCGGGACAGGGGCTTCTCCCGAGTAGTCCTCATCGGACACTCCGGCGGCGCGGCACTGGCCGCGTTCTACCTCCAGCAGGCCGCGCGTCCGGCCGGCGAGCGGCTCCGGCGGACCCCCAGCGGGAAGCCGGTTCCGCTGGGAGAGGCCGAAATGCCGGTCGCGGACGGGTTCCTGATGATGGCTCCGCATCCTGGCCAGGGCGCGTTGCTGCTGCGGCTGATCGACCCGTCGGTCGTCGACGAGCAGGACCCGCGTTCGGCGTCGCCGGACCTGGACCCCTACCTCGCGGCCAACGGCTTCGCCGAACCTCCCGGCTCGTCCGCGTATTCGGAAGAGTTCCTCGCGAGGTACCGAAAAGCACAGTACGACCGGATCGCCCGGATCGACGCGCGAGCCCGCGAACTCGCCGAGCGGTCCGCGGCGGCCCGGCACCGGTACGGCGAAACCCGCGATGCCGCCGACCGCCGGACCGCGTTGGCCACCGGCGTCCTGACGGTGTATCGCACCGATGCAGACCTGCGCTCGGTCGATCTTTCGCTGGACCCGAACGACCGCCCGTACGGTTCGCTGTTCGGCCGCCGCCCGGACCTCACCAACTACGGAGTCGTCGGCTTCGGCCGCCTGACGACGCCGGATTCGTGGCTGTCGACGTGGTCGGCGATCTCGGGCAACGCGGACCTGGCTGCCTGCCTGCCCGACGTCACGGTGCCGACGCTGCTCGTGGAACTGACCGGCGACCAGGCCTGCTTCCCGGCTGACGCGCTTCGGTTCCGCGACCTCAGCGGCGCCGAGGACGTGTCGCACGTGCGGGTGCCGGGCCGCCATTTCGGTGCGCCGCTGCGGGAAGGGATGACCTCCGGCGCGACCCTGGCCGGCGCGGAAATGGGGGAGTGGCTGCGGGCCCGGTTCCCGGCCGGAGCGCTCACGACGGCCTGA
- a CDS encoding VOC family protein produces MVNRIIAYSVGADDAETREFYQQVLGLEVAMDDPVLGLRSPGAPAAQVLVLPPGPVVPRWGIDLGDPAAVEAAHAESVRRGLRIAYPLTDESWGVKRFFVEDPGGTVVNVLAHLE; encoded by the coding sequence ATGGTCAATCGAATCATCGCCTACTCAGTCGGCGCCGACGACGCCGAGACTCGCGAGTTCTATCAGCAGGTCCTCGGCCTGGAGGTCGCGATGGACGACCCGGTGCTCGGCCTGCGCAGTCCCGGAGCGCCGGCCGCGCAGGTGCTGGTCCTGCCGCCGGGCCCGGTGGTCCCGCGCTGGGGAATCGACCTCGGCGACCCGGCCGCGGTCGAGGCGGCACACGCCGAATCGGTCCGCCGAGGTCTGCGCATCGCCTACCCGCTGACTGACGAATCCTGGGGCGTAAAGCGGTTTTTCGTCGAAGATCCGGGCGGTACGGTGGTCAACGTGCTCGCGCATCTGGAGTGA
- a CDS encoding M28 family metallopeptidase, which translates to MKWKTRLAAGATALTAMLGVLSGPVATAAPESPLAAPDISLANIKTHLTQLQAIARDNGGTRSPRGGGYAASVSYVENLLKNAGFATKRQTCTSCLGQSQNLIAEWPQGDANQVLMLGAHLDSVSAGPGINDNGSGSASILEVALTLARTNPAMAKRVRFAWWADEESGMVGSRHYVSSLPGTERAKIKTYLNFDMIGSKNWGYFVYDDVASVKAVFDEYFASVGIQTEGDSEGDGRSDHASFKSAGIPVGGLATGAGDIKSSAQAQKWGGTAGAPFDNCYHRACDTTSNIPDPPLEKNSDAIGYAVWKLAVAAARR; encoded by the coding sequence ATGAAATGGAAGACACGACTCGCCGCCGGGGCCACCGCCCTCACGGCGATGCTGGGCGTACTCAGCGGGCCCGTGGCCACCGCCGCGCCCGAGTCGCCGCTCGCCGCGCCGGACATCTCGCTGGCCAACATCAAGACGCACCTCACCCAGCTGCAGGCCATCGCCCGCGACAACGGCGGCACGCGCTCCCCGCGTGGCGGCGGGTACGCGGCGTCGGTGTCCTATGTGGAGAATTTGCTCAAGAACGCGGGCTTCGCCACGAAGCGCCAGACCTGCACGAGCTGCCTCGGCCAGTCGCAGAACCTGATCGCCGAATGGCCGCAGGGCGACGCGAACCAGGTCCTCATGCTGGGCGCGCACCTCGACTCGGTGAGCGCCGGCCCTGGCATCAACGACAACGGTTCCGGCAGCGCGTCGATCCTCGAGGTCGCGCTGACGCTGGCCCGCACCAACCCGGCGATGGCCAAGCGGGTCCGGTTCGCCTGGTGGGCCGACGAGGAATCCGGCATGGTCGGCTCCCGGCACTACGTCAGCAGCCTGCCCGGCACCGAGCGCGCGAAGATCAAGACCTACCTCAACTTCGACATGATCGGCTCGAAGAACTGGGGCTACTTCGTCTATGACGACGTCGCCTCGGTCAAGGCCGTCTTCGACGAGTACTTCGCCTCGGTCGGCATCCAGACCGAGGGAGACTCCGAAGGCGACGGCCGGTCCGACCACGCGTCGTTCAAGAGCGCGGGCATCCCGGTCGGCGGTCTCGCCACCGGTGCCGGAGACATCAAGAGCTCCGCGCAGGCCCAGAAGTGGGGCGGCACCGCGGGCGCGCCGTTCGACAACTGCTACCACCGCGCCTGCGACACGACCTCGAACATCCCGGACCCGCCGCTGGAGAAGAACTCCGACGCGATCGGGTACGCGGTGTGGAAGCTGGCCGTCGCGGCGGCCCGTCGCTGA
- a CDS encoding M4 family metallopeptidase, with product MPHRGFTTGLAAAAGLAMTLTLPTAPASAASQAQPSSPDAAAARAADQAVASGLGALNRGPAEAFRRVGLIAGGGGLYYGAYERTYQGLRVVGGDAVVVADGAGNVRDTSAAETSPISVGTQAVLEAAKAVGTARAQLPTVDSVSTPEKVVLAGANPKLAYEVVVSGRTATAPSKLHVFVDAATGAILDKRDDVKTFASGRKAKPQPDAVNAAGTGNSYYVGNVSVDTTQSGSTYSMRDPGRQGISCGREGGSVYSGPDNSWGNGSGTDLETGCVDVLFSVQTEWKMLKDWLGRDGINGTGRGYPASVGLSDVNAYWDGSSTHFGHSQDNRRQATSMDVVAHEFGHGVFQFTPGGAGSGNENGGLNESTGDIFGAMTEAYANNAKDQPDYEVGEGVNLVGNGPIRYMYDPSKAGDPNCYSSSIPSTEVHAAAGPQNHWFYLLAEGSSPTNGQPKSPTCNNSSVTGIGVQKAAKIFYNGLLKKTSSWNHRAARKATLQAAIDLYPGSCAEFNATKAAWNAISVPAVSGEPTSCTPRR from the coding sequence ATGCCCCATCGCGGATTCACTACCGGCCTGGCGGCTGCCGCCGGGCTCGCCATGACCCTCACGCTGCCGACCGCTCCGGCGAGCGCGGCTTCGCAGGCGCAGCCCTCGTCCCCGGACGCGGCCGCCGCTCGCGCCGCCGACCAGGCGGTCGCCTCCGGGCTCGGCGCGCTCAACCGCGGTCCGGCCGAAGCGTTCCGGCGCGTCGGCCTGATCGCCGGCGGCGGCGGGCTCTACTACGGTGCCTACGAGCGCACCTACCAGGGCCTGCGGGTCGTCGGCGGTGACGCGGTCGTCGTCGCGGACGGGGCCGGGAACGTGCGCGACACGAGCGCGGCGGAGACGTCACCGATTTCCGTTGGGACGCAAGCGGTTCTCGAGGCCGCCAAAGCCGTCGGGACAGCGCGCGCCCAACTGCCCACTGTGGACAGCGTGAGCACGCCGGAAAAGGTGGTGCTGGCCGGAGCCAACCCGAAGCTGGCCTACGAGGTCGTCGTCTCCGGGCGCACCGCTACGGCGCCGAGCAAGCTGCACGTGTTCGTCGACGCCGCTACCGGCGCGATCCTCGACAAACGAGACGACGTCAAGACCTTCGCCTCCGGCCGCAAAGCGAAGCCCCAGCCGGACGCGGTCAACGCCGCGGGCACCGGAAACAGCTACTACGTCGGCAATGTGTCCGTCGACACGACTCAGTCCGGCTCCACGTACTCGATGCGGGACCCGGGCCGCCAGGGCATCAGCTGCGGCCGCGAAGGCGGATCCGTCTACAGTGGACCGGACAACAGCTGGGGCAACGGCTCGGGCACCGACCTGGAAACCGGCTGCGTCGACGTTCTCTTCAGCGTCCAGACCGAGTGGAAGATGCTGAAGGACTGGCTGGGCCGCGACGGCATCAACGGCACCGGGCGAGGCTACCCGGCGTCCGTCGGACTGAGCGACGTCAACGCTTACTGGGACGGCTCGTCGACGCACTTCGGGCACTCGCAGGACAACCGCCGCCAGGCCACCTCGATGGACGTCGTCGCGCACGAATTCGGGCACGGCGTCTTCCAGTTCACCCCGGGCGGCGCCGGTTCCGGAAACGAGAACGGCGGCCTGAACGAGTCGACCGGCGACATCTTCGGCGCGATGACCGAGGCGTATGCGAACAACGCCAAGGACCAGCCGGACTACGAGGTCGGCGAAGGCGTCAACCTCGTCGGCAACGGCCCGATCCGGTACATGTACGACCCCTCGAAGGCCGGCGACCCGAACTGCTACTCGTCGTCCATCCCGAGCACCGAGGTGCACGCCGCGGCCGGTCCGCAGAACCACTGGTTCTACCTGCTCGCCGAGGGTTCGTCGCCGACGAACGGCCAGCCGAAGAGCCCGACCTGCAACAACTCCAGCGTCACCGGGATCGGCGTCCAGAAGGCCGCCAAGATTTTCTACAACGGTCTTCTGAAGAAGACTTCCTCGTGGAATCACCGGGCCGCACGCAAGGCGACGCTGCAGGCCGCGATCGACCTGTACCCGGGCAGCTGCGCCGAATTCAACGCCACCAAGGCCGCTTGGAACGCCATCTCGGTGCCCGCGGTGAGCGGCGAACCGACCTCCTGCACGCCGCGCCGCTGA